Within Phaeodactylum tricornutum CCAP 1055/1 chromosome 15, whole genome shotgun sequence, the genomic segment GCATTGTATGGTTCAAAGCCTGTCTTTGTTGGATTGGAAAGCTGCAAGCGGTTCCAGTCGATGGGCATTGCTGCCGATCATTTCGTATCGGTTGCCGGTACATTCAATACAGGCACCAACGCCTTGTCGGAAAATCTCATTGCCAACTGCCACATGCCCAAACGCATCAAAAAGTACGGCGCGCGAAATCGTGGGGTGCGCTGGCAAGTGAACTGGGGCAAACATACGCCAGTTGGGGACGAACAGTTTCGCCAAGGTCATCGGACTTACAACACTACCGATCCTAGCTTGGCAACGGACAACATCTTTCCCGGTGTTGCAATCCGGGATCCCTACAAATGGATGCAGAGTATGTGCCGACACGAGTACGGAGCTAGATGGCGGCACGACAAATCTCGGCACTGCCCCAATCTAGTACCGAACAATGAGGATCGCGCAGCATTCCCAGTTTTGCGACCGCTCAACGTGACCAGCGTGCCCGTTCGGGTCGTGTACGCGGAATTTGAGCGACATCACGCCAGTCTAGCGCATTTTTGGAACGATTGGTACCAGGAATACGTCAACGCAACGTTTCCTCGGTTGCTTGTAAGGTGCGTACATGTGTAGAAGGTGTGCCTTGATTGATTTCAGCTTGAGACGGCGCTTGACTCATTCGCATCGGTTGCTGTTTCTCTACAGGTTCGAGGATTTAGTCTTCCATCCCCAACTCGTCACAAAAACGGTTTGCGAATGTGCCGGCGGAGAAATGAACAAGCGCCCATTCAAGTATATTGTGGAATCGGCCAAGGTCGGCAGCGCACATGGTCCTGAAAAAGCCAAGACGAGCTATGTAGACGCTATCGTCAAGTACGGTACCGAAAAATCGCGATATGACGGTTTTGAGCCGGCAGATTTAGCATATTTACGCAAGCATTTGAACGCTAACCTGATGCAGCTGTTTGGCTACAAATACCATGACAgtactttggaagaggaggaagaatAGAAACGGAAGATGCAAAGGAGCTGTTGTAGCCAGTTCCGGAAGAATGGAAGCTACAATATTGTAGCACGGCGGGGTCAAAGAGGCGCAGATAGCAATGTCGACTGCAAAACGGTGTTATTTATCTGCCACTGCGTTGGAAGATTTGTCGATGTTCATTGCACCAGGAATTTCAGAGATAAGAATGAAACACACTAGTTGGTTTGATAGTTTGGTCCGACCTGTGTGGGCAAACAATTTGGGACTTGTTCAAACCTGCTGAAGTCGCTCTGGTCTAGCCACAGCACTGAAGCCACTGTCGGGTTGTTGTCCAGAAGCGCTTCTAACTCAATCAAGCAGATGTCCTCCACCAAAGCGTGCGAAAGGTAGAGCCTCTCT encodes:
- a CDS encoding predicted protein; this encodes MILVPQTDVHADGGSEDPSKATPLSSRTVRIPQTVRTNQRARLRQPPGIAATVSQKPTPSPLWTFLLLGLVFCLLDFAYIFKFVMDDRFYDGPQPTPLVDRNNTRVPGKSDFLMQAPLMPDLADDENDRSRDESEDTQEDVKSDAEDSEEADMPSTQEKQKDTAGVKPALRKNVPNHDVETPAFHVDFDPLSESSHILNLLHEAGVELNAETYARLPQWSDVTALYGSKPVFVGLESCKRFQSMGIAADHFVSVAGTFNTGTNALSENLIANCHMPKRIKKYGARNRGVRWQVNWGKHTPVGDEQFRQGHRTYNTTDPSLATDNIFPGVAIRDPYKWMQSMCRHEYGARWRHDKSRHCPNLVPNNEDRAAFPVLRPLNVTSVPVRVVYAEFERHHASLAHFWNDWYQEYVNATFPRLLVRFEDLVFHPQLVTKTVCECAGGEMNKRPFKYIVESAKVGSAHGPEKAKTSYVDAIVKYGTEKSRYDAVWLQIP